A genomic segment from Blastococcus sp. PRF04-17 encodes:
- a CDS encoding Na+/H+ antiporter subunit E, with amino-acid sequence MAEAVARGVALAALWWIVSEGSTLVGPQLAVLVVATATAASLWVSPPHPRRPPHPLRLAGALGWFLLACVREGSRVAARALRPGPPVESVVVVHRLLHPDRPDLAILLADVISVLPGTLVLRIDDDALLVHVLNRDRLDLADLAATERRLAAVVGRRPTAPER; translated from the coding sequence GTGGCCGAGGCCGTGGCCCGCGGCGTCGCGCTGGCGGCTCTGTGGTGGATCGTGAGCGAGGGCAGCACGCTGGTCGGCCCGCAGCTGGCGGTCCTGGTCGTCGCGACCGCCACGGCCGCCAGCCTGTGGGTGTCGCCACCGCATCCGCGCCGCCCGCCCCACCCGCTGCGACTCGCCGGCGCGCTGGGCTGGTTCCTCCTTGCCTGCGTCCGCGAGGGCAGCCGCGTCGCCGCGCGCGCGCTGCGACCCGGGCCTCCGGTCGAATCGGTGGTGGTGGTCCACCGCCTGCTGCACCCTGACCGGCCCGACCTGGCGATCCTGCTGGCCGACGTGATCAGCGTGCTCCCCGGAACGCTCGTGCTCCGCATCGACGACGACGCGCTGCTGGTCCACGTCCTCAACCGCGACCGGCTCGACCTCGCCGACCTCGCGGCCACCGAGCGGCGACTGGCCGCTGTGGTGGGCCGTCGCCCGACCGCGCCGGAACGGTAG
- a CDS encoding AMP-binding protein, with protein MQSSSDPISAGPARSPEARFANLPEMLAATVAEYAGATAFTTCLPNGMNGSLSFADVDWAADEFAAYLREELGLAAGDRVAVQMPNCLAYPVVAFGVLKAGCVLVNTNPLYTTPELQRQYADAEVAAVVVVDMFADRLTPALPALGNPRWCSCAFRSSFPATSPGSSGSYSATGSARCPRCPTPPRRWRRHSAGARRGWSTATPVGTGGTCAPTTSPCCSTPAAPPG; from the coding sequence GTGCAATCGTCGTCCGACCCGATCTCGGCCGGGCCCGCACGGTCGCCCGAGGCGCGCTTCGCCAACCTCCCCGAGATGCTGGCCGCGACCGTCGCCGAGTACGCCGGCGCGACGGCGTTCACCACCTGCCTGCCCAACGGCATGAACGGCAGCCTCTCCTTCGCCGATGTCGACTGGGCCGCCGACGAGTTCGCCGCCTACCTCCGCGAGGAGCTCGGCCTGGCGGCGGGTGACCGGGTGGCGGTGCAGATGCCCAACTGCCTGGCGTATCCGGTCGTGGCCTTCGGCGTCCTCAAGGCCGGTTGCGTGCTGGTGAACACCAACCCCCTGTACACCACGCCGGAGCTGCAGCGGCAGTACGCCGACGCCGAGGTCGCCGCCGTCGTCGTCGTGGACATGTTCGCCGACCGGTTGACCCCGGCGCTGCCCGCGCTGGGCAACCCCCGGTGGTGCTCGTGTGCGTTCCGGAGTTCTTTCCCGGCTACGTCGCCGGGATCGTCCGGCTCGTACAGCGCTACTGGCAGCGCGCGCTGCCCGCGGTGCCCTACGCCGCCACGCCGCTGGAGGAGGCACTCCGCCGGGGCTCGGCGCGGCTGGTCGACGGCAACACCCGTCGGTACTGGCGGGACCTGCGCCCCGACGACCTCGCCGTGCTGCAGTACACCGGCGGCACCACCGGGGTGA
- a CDS encoding AMP-binding protein, with the protein MLQYTGGTTGVSKGAMLSHGNLLANCEQMLGFVGDAVRPGRERVLTALPLYHVFAFTVNLLGFYRRGAHNVLIPSPGR; encoded by the coding sequence GTGCTGCAGTACACCGGCGGCACCACCGGGGTGAGCAAGGGCGCCATGCTCAGCCACGGCAACCTGCTGGCCAACTGCGAGCAGATGCTCGGGTTCGTCGGGGACGCGGTGCGCCCCGGCCGGGAGCGGGTGCTGACCGCGCTGCCGCTCTATCACGTCTTCGCGTTCACGGTGAACCTGCTGGGGTTCTACCGCCGCGGTGCGCACAACGTGCTCATCCCCTCCCCCGGCCGCTGA
- a CDS encoding AMP-binding protein, whose translation MSNLKRALENHPVTWITGVNTLFDGLCRERWFVDHPPASLRAAVAGGMALHATVAQRWEEVTGVPVVEGYGLTEASPVLTFNPLDGRAKPGTVGVPVPGTVLRCADDSGRTVPEGEFGELCARGPQVMAGYWRRPEETAAALRNGELRTGDVAVIDGDGYVRLVDRKKDLILVSGFNVYPTEVEEALTAHPGIREAAVVGVPAGASGERVRAVVVRTDPTLTPAQVRAWAAERLAAYKVPREVVFADDLPKSPIGKVLRKDVRAAQAAVSVPAMRAGG comes from the coding sequence CTGAGCAATCTCAAACGGGCGCTGGAGAACCACCCGGTCACCTGGATCACCGGGGTGAACACTCTCTTCGACGGCCTGTGCCGGGAGCGGTGGTTCGTCGACCACCCGCCGGCGTCGCTGCGGGCCGCGGTCGCCGGCGGCATGGCCCTGCACGCCACGGTGGCGCAGCGGTGGGAGGAGGTGACCGGCGTCCCGGTGGTCGAGGGCTACGGGCTCACCGAGGCCTCCCCGGTGCTGACCTTCAACCCGCTCGACGGGCGCGCGAAGCCGGGCACGGTGGGTGTGCCCGTCCCGGGCACGGTGCTGCGCTGCGCCGACGACTCCGGGCGGACGGTCCCGGAGGGTGAGTTCGGGGAGCTGTGCGCGCGCGGCCCGCAGGTGATGGCCGGCTACTGGCGCCGACCGGAGGAGACCGCCGCGGCGCTGCGGAACGGTGAGCTGCGCACCGGCGACGTGGCGGTCATCGACGGCGACGGCTACGTGCGCCTCGTGGACCGGAAGAAGGACCTGATCCTGGTCAGCGGTTTCAACGTCTATCCCACGGAGGTGGAGGAGGCGCTCACCGCGCATCCCGGCATCCGTGAGGCCGCGGTCGTCGGCGTGCCGGCCGGTGCGTCCGGGGAGCGGGTGCGCGCGGTCGTCGTCCGCACCGATCCGACGCTGACGCCGGCGCAGGTCCGTGCGTGGGCGGCCGAGCGGCTGGCCGCGTACAAGGTGCCCCGCGAGGTGGTGTTCGCCGACGACCTGCCCAAGTCGCCGATCGGCAAGGTCCTGCGCAAGGACGTACGGGCGGCCCAGGCCGCCGTGTCGGTACCCGCCATGCGGGCCGGAGGCTGA
- a CDS encoding bile acid:sodium symporter family protein, translating to MVGPFEQAMLTAILAVVMLGMGAAMTFRDLGDEVRRPRYLVLAVVGQFSIMPLTAFSLAWLLDLSPAQAIGLLIVGCMPGGTTSNLYTYFAKANLALSVVVTIATTLTAVVLTPLALLLYGGALAEDIQVPTGNVVASLALLVLPVLLGLWVRRRTANVGATLELVGSVLGVVFIVLLLVTWVPRNWQLLAESPWQVYAGAIGLPLLGMAAAYGYAKLLRMRVPDRRTLALEIGIVNGPLAITIVLLSFTGAVEQEVLLLPALYSLFVVITATLVTIGFRRAHDRGQQKIPELL from the coding sequence ATGGTCGGGCCGTTCGAGCAGGCGATGCTCACCGCCATCCTGGCGGTGGTCATGCTCGGCATGGGCGCGGCGATGACCTTTCGCGACCTCGGCGACGAGGTGCGCCGCCCCCGGTACCTGGTGCTGGCGGTGGTGGGCCAGTTCTCGATCATGCCGCTGACCGCCTTCTCCCTGGCGTGGCTGCTGGACCTCTCACCGGCGCAGGCGATCGGCCTGCTCATCGTCGGCTGCATGCCCGGCGGGACGACGTCGAACCTCTACACGTACTTTGCCAAGGCCAACCTGGCGCTCAGCGTGGTCGTCACGATCGCCACCACGCTGACCGCTGTCGTGCTCACCCCGCTGGCGCTGCTGCTCTACGGCGGCGCGCTGGCCGAGGACATCCAGGTGCCGACGGGCAACGTCGTGGCCAGCCTGGCTCTGCTCGTGCTGCCGGTGCTGCTGGGCCTGTGGGTCCGCCGCCGCACCGCCAACGTCGGGGCGACCCTCGAGCTGGTCGGCAGTGTGCTCGGTGTCGTGTTCATCGTGCTGCTGCTGGTCACCTGGGTGCCGCGCAACTGGCAGCTGCTGGCCGAGTCGCCGTGGCAGGTCTACGCCGGCGCGATCGGCCTGCCGCTGCTGGGCATGGCCGCCGCTTACGGCTACGCGAAGCTGCTGCGCATGCGGGTGCCCGACCGGCGCACGCTGGCCCTCGAGATCGGCATCGTCAACGGGCCGCTGGCGATCACCATCGTGCTGCTGTCGTTCACCGGCGCCGTGGAGCAGGAGGTGCTCCTCCTGCCGGCGCTCTACTCGTTGTTCGTGGTGATCACCGCGACGCTCGTGACCATCGGCTTCCGCCGGGCACACGACCGCGGCCAGCAGAAGATCCCGGAGCTGCTGTGA
- a CDS encoding acyltransferase family protein, which produces MVDAARAFSIVVVTVWHWTLSVIHRTADGSLAMPNPIDAVPGGWLATWVLQIMPVFFLVGGYANLAGWQRVQASGGSGAAFVGVRLRRLLVPTLLWAAVWLAAELVAALLPGPHRWVWEWFPGFLVPLWFLGVYGLLIAAVPVTARVHARFGVGALVGLAGLIAVGDVLHRAADVAWAAWVTTAAVWLFCHQLGYVWRTHRVGARPPGQRLGVAAVGLLALVALTMIAGYPRPMVATVGEPDSNMFPTNAAIAALAVFQLGLLGLIAPAASRLLRRAAVWKLVVAVNLVAITVFLWHMTALLVVVLAYEGLGHTLLSHPTGEWWGQRWLWLLAPAIVLAALVAAFGRVEIAARRPHRQDR; this is translated from the coding sequence ATGGTGGACGCCGCGCGGGCGTTCAGCATCGTCGTCGTCACCGTGTGGCACTGGACGCTCTCGGTCATCCACCGCACCGCCGACGGCAGCCTGGCGATGCCCAATCCCATCGATGCCGTTCCCGGCGGCTGGTTGGCCACCTGGGTGCTGCAGATCATGCCCGTCTTCTTCCTGGTCGGCGGCTACGCCAACCTCGCCGGCTGGCAGCGCGTGCAGGCGTCCGGAGGCTCGGGCGCAGCCTTCGTCGGCGTCCGGCTGCGCCGGCTGCTGGTCCCCACCCTCCTCTGGGCGGCGGTGTGGCTGGCGGCGGAACTGGTCGCGGCACTGCTGCCCGGCCCACACCGCTGGGTGTGGGAATGGTTCCCCGGCTTCCTGGTGCCGCTGTGGTTCCTCGGCGTGTACGGATTGCTGATCGCCGCCGTGCCGGTCACCGCGAGGGTGCACGCACGCTTCGGCGTGGGTGCGCTGGTCGGGCTGGCCGGCCTGATCGCCGTGGGTGACGTCCTGCACCGCGCTGCGGACGTCGCCTGGGCCGCCTGGGTGACCACAGCGGCTGTGTGGCTGTTCTGCCACCAGCTGGGCTACGTGTGGCGCACCCACCGGGTCGGCGCCCGCCCGCCAGGACAGCGGCTGGGGGTCGCCGCGGTGGGCCTGCTGGCCCTGGTCGCGCTGACGATGATCGCCGGCTACCCCCGACCGATGGTGGCGACGGTCGGCGAGCCCGACTCGAACATGTTCCCGACGAACGCCGCGATCGCGGCGCTCGCCGTGTTCCAGCTCGGCCTGCTGGGGCTGATCGCGCCGGCTGCGAGCAGGCTGCTGCGCCGCGCAGCCGTGTGGAAGCTCGTCGTCGCGGTCAACCTCGTGGCCATCACGGTGTTCCTCTGGCACATGACCGCCCTGCTCGTCGTCGTGCTCGCCTACGAGGGCCTCGGTCACACCCTGCTGTCGCACCCCACCGGCGAATGGTGGGGGCAGCGGTGGTTGTGGCTGCTCGCGCCGGCGATCGTTCTCGCGGCCCTCGTGGCCGCCTTCGGCCGGGTCGAGATCGCGGCGCGCCGTCCCCATCGGCAGGACCGGTGA
- a CDS encoding L-lactate permease produces the protein MRAVLAVAPIVAVLTLMVGLRWSAARSGLLAAVGTLALALLAFGFGGPGRPYTPALGTVGLLAEAGFLTLTVVAIIGPALAIHHLQQCTGATDALRAGLGRLTPDPRIAALLLAWFFPLFLEGAAGFGTPVALAAPFLVAAGFRPLLAVTAALIGHAAGVSFGALGTPVVAQVAATGFSGAELARATAPYHALLGWVLAAAVVLVIGRAVPGRPAPWAWGALAAAAFLVPYGLIGWFVGPELPTIGAALLGGLVFVAVVRMARAGGAGHGESQQPVQAPPAMSPLRAAAPYLALVAVVLITRLVPPVRDVLVGVIVDWELFGAFTGSVRPLYHPGLLLPMAFAIGALAQGASGADVRRAVGNTNRMLLPVVVALMAMVTIARTMSQSGMTDELAVTAAGVGAGWPLLAPAVGALGTFVTGSATASNILFTDFQQATAEAQGRPVLPLLGAQGFGAAVGNIICPHNVVAAAATVGLSRQEGEVLRRTLPLTVGYVALGGVLAWWFTR, from the coding sequence GTGCGGGCAGTGCTCGCGGTCGCGCCCATCGTCGCCGTGCTCACCCTCATGGTCGGCCTACGCTGGTCGGCGGCCCGGTCCGGACTGCTGGCCGCCGTCGGCACGCTGGCCCTGGCCCTGCTGGCCTTCGGCTTCGGCGGGCCGGGGAGGCCCTACACACCGGCGCTCGGCACCGTGGGGCTGCTGGCCGAGGCCGGGTTCCTGACGCTGACCGTGGTCGCGATCATCGGGCCGGCCCTCGCCATCCACCACCTGCAGCAGTGCACGGGCGCGACCGATGCCCTGCGGGCCGGCCTGGGACGGCTGACCCCCGACCCGCGGATCGCAGCGTTGCTCCTGGCCTGGTTCTTTCCGCTGTTCCTGGAAGGGGCCGCCGGCTTCGGCACACCGGTCGCCCTGGCCGCCCCCTTCCTCGTCGCCGCCGGCTTCCGCCCACTGTTGGCGGTGACCGCGGCGCTCATCGGCCACGCCGCGGGGGTCTCCTTCGGGGCGCTCGGCACCCCGGTGGTGGCGCAGGTCGCCGCAACCGGGTTCAGCGGTGCGGAGCTGGCGCGCGCCACCGCGCCGTACCACGCCCTGCTCGGCTGGGTGCTGGCCGCCGCCGTCGTACTCGTCATCGGTCGGGCGGTGCCCGGTCGACCGGCCCCGTGGGCGTGGGGTGCCCTGGCCGCCGCCGCATTCCTCGTGCCGTACGGGCTCATCGGCTGGTTCGTCGGCCCGGAGCTGCCGACCATCGGAGCGGCGCTGCTGGGCGGCCTGGTGTTCGTCGCGGTGGTCCGGATGGCCCGTGCCGGTGGCGCCGGGCACGGGGAGTCCCAGCAACCGGTGCAGGCGCCGCCGGCGATGAGCCCGCTGCGCGCGGCCGCTCCCTATCTCGCGCTGGTCGCCGTCGTGCTGATCACCCGGCTGGTGCCGCCCGTGCGCGACGTGCTGGTCGGTGTCATCGTCGATTGGGAGCTCTTTGGCGCCTTCACCGGTAGCGTCCGGCCGCTGTACCACCCGGGCCTGCTGCTGCCGATGGCCTTCGCCATCGGCGCCCTTGCGCAGGGTGCGTCGGGTGCCGACGTCCGCCGGGCGGTCGGGAACACCAACCGGATGCTGCTGCCCGTGGTCGTCGCGTTGATGGCGATGGTGACCATCGCGCGAACGATGTCGCAGTCGGGAATGACGGATGAACTGGCCGTAACCGCGGCCGGTGTCGGCGCTGGCTGGCCGTTGCTGGCGCCGGCGGTGGGCGCGCTGGGCACCTTCGTGACCGGCTCGGCGACCGCCTCCAACATCCTGTTCACCGACTTCCAGCAGGCCACCGCGGAGGCGCAGGGGCGCCCCGTGCTTCCGCTGCTGGGCGCGCAGGGCTTCGGAGCGGCGGTCGGCAACATCATCTGCCCACACAACGTGGTGGCCGCGGCGGCGACGGTCGGCTTGAGCCGCCAGGAGGGCGAGGTGCTGCGCCGGACGTTGCCCCTCACAGTCGGCTACGTGGCCCTCGGCGGTGTGCTCGCCTGGTGGTTCACCCGCTGA
- a CDS encoding acyltransferase family protein produces the protein MDTTRPSIRTIAERTPDSRDRVVDLLRAIAILTVVIGHWLAVVVVVRDGELTGSNALGLWPPAEWLSWLVQVMPLFFLVGGYAGMASWQSARDRGRPPLGWLADRMRRLLRPTTVFLAALVAGTGLGRLVLDDELVATAAWVAAIPLWFLAVYVAVVAATPLLVAAADRWGLGAPLALGTAVLAVDVLRLATGVAWAGAVNFLLVWMCLYTLGVTWRAGPLLAHRWMPAALFGGGVLLAAGLVALGPYPLSMVGVPGAAFQNTAPPSLALLAYGVAQAGAVLLVRGSLARLTHRRSVWTATAAVNATVLTLYLWHMVPILVAAPALHLSGILAAPEPLTADWFALRPVWVLACAGVLLVLVLALGRVERPGRRPPAAAAPATPLRVASAALGVAAICAGLALLTASGVDHVSRPITLATTAVLYGSGLALVARASRPKKDAKLVS, from the coding sequence GTGGACACCACCCGCCCGTCGATCCGGACGATCGCCGAGCGCACACCCGACAGCCGGGACCGCGTCGTCGACCTGCTGCGAGCGATCGCCATCCTCACGGTGGTCATCGGGCACTGGCTGGCGGTCGTCGTTGTCGTGCGAGACGGTGAGCTCACCGGCTCCAATGCGCTGGGCCTGTGGCCGCCCGCCGAATGGCTCTCCTGGCTGGTGCAGGTCATGCCGCTGTTCTTCCTCGTGGGGGGCTACGCGGGCATGGCGTCCTGGCAGTCCGCCCGTGACCGCGGGCGCCCTCCGCTGGGCTGGTTGGCGGACCGGATGCGCCGCCTGCTGCGACCGACGACGGTGTTCCTGGCCGCCCTGGTGGCCGGCACCGGCCTCGGTCGGTTGGTGCTCGACGACGAGCTCGTTGCCACGGCCGCCTGGGTGGCGGCCATCCCGCTGTGGTTCCTGGCCGTCTACGTGGCCGTCGTGGCCGCGACCCCTCTACTGGTCGCGGCAGCGGACCGGTGGGGCCTCGGGGCACCCCTCGCGCTCGGTACCGCCGTGTTGGCGGTCGATGTCCTTCGCCTGGCCACCGGTGTGGCCTGGGCGGGCGCCGTCAACTTCCTCCTGGTGTGGATGTGCCTGTACACCCTCGGGGTGACCTGGCGTGCGGGCCCCCTGCTGGCTCACCGCTGGATGCCGGCCGCGCTGTTTGGAGGCGGCGTACTGCTGGCGGCGGGACTGGTCGCGCTGGGGCCCTACCCGCTGTCCATGGTGGGCGTCCCCGGGGCGGCATTCCAGAACACCGCCCCTCCCTCGCTGGCACTGCTGGCCTACGGAGTCGCCCAGGCCGGAGCGGTCCTGCTGGTCAGAGGCTCACTGGCCAGGTTGACACACCGCCGCTCGGTGTGGACGGCGACGGCAGCGGTGAACGCCACGGTGCTGACGCTGTACCTGTGGCACATGGTGCCGATCCTGGTTGCCGCGCCGGCACTACACCTCAGTGGCATCCTCGCCGCCCCGGAGCCGCTGACGGCCGACTGGTTCGCGCTGCGCCCGGTATGGGTGCTGGCATGCGCGGGCGTCCTCCTCGTCCTGGTCCTGGCTCTCGGCCGCGTCGAGCGGCCCGGCCGGCGCCCCCCGGCGGCAGCGGCCCCGGCGACACCCCTGCGTGTGGCCAGTGCAGCGCTCGGCGTCGCGGCGATCTGCGCCGGACTGGCACTACTCACGGCGTCCGGCGTCGACCACGTCTCTCGGCCGATCACGCTCGCCACGACTGCGGTCCTGTACGGCTCCGGTCTGGCGCTTGTGGCGCGGGCCTCCCGACCGAAGAAAGATGCGAAACTTGTTTCGTGA
- a CDS encoding cation-translocating P-type ATPase, whose amino-acid sequence MTQAPPPAATVTADAAQLQDPHLQPAAVVADALSVDPTRGLDEGEVLRRRGMVGENRLPEKPRRPALLRFLDQFRSLLILILLGAAVLAGLVGDLKDTIVILVVLLINATIGFVQENKAERSLEALRDMLVATARVRRDGTPRIVEAAELVPGDVVLLEAGDHIPADGRFLVAESVEVDESALTGESQPVAKDTTPVGAAPGEQVPLADRTGMGHMNTALTRGRAELLVTATGMRTAVGAIAELLRSGEEPKSPLQVQLDSVGKRIALIGGIAIGVYATIALLRGESLGELALSAVALAVATVPEGLPAVLALTLALGVARMARRGAIVKRLASVETLGSATVICSDKTGTLTLNQMTARALSFAGRRVRIDGEGYAPRGALVDEATGQPAEDVHILLAPLVLCSDATLSPGTDRPGIVGDPTEGALVVAAAKSGLSALTLRAAHPRIAELPFDSARKFMATVHNEGGRARVYLKGAPDVLLTRSTTVLTAEGVRELDAGERERLADDISALASRGLRVLAAATTLVDDLPASGDPAAASALAERLTGLTLLGLVGIADPPRPQVKDAIALASRAGVSVKMITGDHRDTAAAIARELGIGGAVVTGAELDRMAPEELSKRVEDIGVFARVAPEHKVAIVAALTARGHVAAMTGDGVNDAAALRSAHMGVAMGITGTEVTKEAGDMILTDDDFTTIVASVREGRSIYDNVVKFVRFQLSTNIGAILSFLGATVAGLAAPLTALQVLWVNIIMDGPPPWPSESTPPGRD is encoded by the coding sequence ATGACACAGGCGCCGCCACCCGCCGCGACTGTTACCGCGGATGCCGCCCAGCTGCAGGACCCGCATCTGCAACCGGCCGCCGTGGTGGCCGACGCCCTGAGCGTCGACCCGACGCGAGGACTGGACGAGGGCGAGGTCCTTCGACGCCGGGGCATGGTCGGGGAGAACCGCCTGCCGGAGAAGCCGCGACGGCCGGCGTTGCTGCGCTTCCTGGATCAGTTTCGCAGCCTGCTGATCCTCATCCTGCTCGGCGCGGCGGTCCTTGCCGGTCTGGTCGGCGACCTCAAGGACACGATCGTCATCCTCGTCGTCCTGTTGATCAACGCGACGATCGGCTTCGTCCAGGAGAACAAGGCCGAGCGCAGTCTGGAGGCACTGCGCGACATGCTGGTGGCCACGGCCCGGGTCCGCCGGGACGGAACACCCCGCATCGTTGAGGCCGCCGAACTGGTGCCCGGTGATGTCGTCCTGCTCGAGGCCGGCGACCACATTCCGGCCGACGGCCGCTTTCTGGTGGCCGAGTCGGTGGAGGTCGACGAGTCCGCGCTGACCGGGGAGTCCCAGCCGGTGGCCAAGGACACCACCCCGGTCGGCGCCGCCCCGGGCGAGCAGGTCCCGCTGGCCGACCGGACCGGCATGGGCCACATGAACACCGCACTCACGCGTGGCCGTGCCGAACTTCTGGTGACCGCCACCGGCATGCGGACCGCGGTGGGCGCCATCGCAGAGTTGCTGAGGAGCGGCGAGGAGCCCAAGAGCCCGCTGCAGGTCCAGCTGGACTCGGTGGGCAAGCGCATCGCCCTCATCGGCGGCATCGCCATCGGCGTCTATGCGACCATCGCCCTGCTCCGCGGCGAGTCGCTGGGCGAGCTGGCGCTCTCCGCGGTCGCTCTCGCCGTGGCCACGGTGCCCGAGGGGCTGCCCGCCGTCCTGGCACTCACCCTTGCTCTCGGCGTCGCCCGGATGGCCCGCCGGGGCGCCATTGTCAAGCGGCTGGCCTCGGTGGAGACCCTGGGCTCGGCGACGGTCATCTGCAGCGACAAGACCGGCACGCTGACCCTCAACCAGATGACCGCCCGGGCGCTGTCCTTCGCCGGGCGCCGGGTCCGCATCGACGGCGAGGGATACGCCCCCCGGGGAGCCCTCGTCGATGAGGCGACCGGCCAGCCGGCCGAGGATGTCCACATACTGCTGGCGCCCCTCGTACTCTGCAGCGACGCCACGCTCTCGCCGGGTACCGACCGCCCAGGCATCGTGGGCGACCCCACCGAGGGAGCGCTGGTCGTCGCAGCGGCGAAGAGCGGCCTCTCGGCCCTCACCCTCCGCGCCGCGCATCCGCGGATCGCCGAGCTGCCGTTCGACAGCGCCCGCAAGTTCATGGCCACCGTGCACAACGAGGGAGGCCGGGCCCGCGTGTACCTCAAGGGCGCGCCGGACGTGCTGCTCACCCGCAGCACGACGGTGCTGACCGCCGAAGGGGTGCGCGAGCTCGACGCCGGCGAGCGAGAGCGGCTGGCCGACGACATCTCCGCGCTCGCCTCCCGGGGCCTGCGAGTCCTTGCCGCCGCAACCACGCTCGTGGACGACCTACCCGCCAGCGGGGACCCGGCGGCTGCCAGTGCGCTCGCAGAACGGCTGACGGGATTGACCCTGCTCGGGCTGGTCGGCATCGCCGACCCACCGCGCCCCCAGGTCAAGGACGCCATCGCCCTCGCCTCTCGAGCCGGGGTGTCGGTCAAGATGATCACCGGCGACCACCGTGACACCGCCGCCGCGATCGCCCGGGAGCTCGGCATCGGCGGCGCCGTCGTCACCGGCGCCGAGCTGGACCGGATGGCCCCGGAGGAGTTGTCGAAGCGGGTCGAGGACATCGGCGTCTTCGCCCGCGTCGCCCCCGAACACAAGGTCGCCATCGTCGCCGCCCTCACCGCGCGCGGGCACGTCGCGGCGATGACCGGCGACGGGGTCAACGACGCGGCGGCGCTGCGCTCGGCCCACATGGGCGTGGCCATGGGCATCACCGGCACGGAGGTGACCAAGGAAGCCGGGGACATGATCCTCACCGACGACGACTTCACCACCATCGTCGCCTCGGTCCGCGAAGGCCGATCGATCTACGACAACGTGGTCAAGTTCGTGCGCTTCCAACTGTCGACCAACATCGGCGCCATCCTGTCCTTTCTCGGCGCGACCGTGGCCGGACTGGCGGCACCGCTCACCGCCCTCCAGGTGCTGTGGGTCAACATCATCATGGACGGCCCCCCGCCATGGCCCTCGGAGTCGACCCCGCCCGGCCGGGACTGA
- a CDS encoding baeRF3 domain-containing protein, translating into MTIVSRPSRPAQGPAGPSPDAVVMLQSVRSYPSVSLLASTTPARRMSGTDARTVSGLAAEATERLRAESSEHCDGVLRALDSTVSRALAGPTGRAIGIFVNAHMQEIVRLPVPVTDRVVIDPTFATRDLVRGLHRTPRHVILLLTEREARLLDGSGDRLSAPPRSGFPILALPTPARRSAPGIEVFLRQVDRALATYLRLHPAPLVLVGTERTLAEFERISRNTARLAGTVTGSLTQAPLTDLVPRIRLVLERYLLSRQDEAMQLIDQRRSRNKVVDGIPSAWLAARAERPEMLAVEESLVYPARISDDGDFLFPAGDVDHPEVIDDAVDELIELVIQRGGWVAFVADGRLSEHERVVLTLR; encoded by the coding sequence ATGACGATCGTCTCGCGTCCGTCCCGCCCGGCGCAGGGACCCGCCGGCCCCTCCCCCGACGCCGTGGTGATGCTCCAGTCGGTCCGCAGCTATCCCTCAGTGTCGCTGCTGGCGTCCACGACACCGGCCCGGCGCATGTCGGGGACCGACGCGCGCACCGTCTCCGGGCTGGCTGCCGAAGCCACGGAACGGTTGAGAGCCGAGTCCTCCGAACACTGCGACGGGGTGCTACGCGCGCTCGACTCCACGGTGTCCCGAGCCCTGGCCGGACCTACCGGGCGGGCGATCGGCATCTTCGTCAACGCCCACATGCAAGAGATCGTGCGGCTCCCCGTCCCGGTGACAGACCGGGTCGTGATCGACCCGACCTTCGCCACCCGGGACCTCGTCCGCGGACTGCACCGCACCCCCCGCCACGTCATCCTGCTACTGACCGAGCGCGAGGCTCGACTGCTCGACGGCTCTGGTGACCGACTCTCCGCACCGCCGCGATCCGGCTTCCCCATCCTCGCGCTGCCAACCCCCGCGCGACGCAGCGCACCAGGGATCGAGGTCTTCCTGCGACAGGTGGACCGGGCGCTGGCCACCTACCTGCGACTGCACCCGGCTCCCCTGGTCCTGGTCGGCACCGAACGCACGCTGGCCGAGTTCGAGCGCATCTCCCGCAACACCGCCCGGCTGGCCGGCACGGTCACCGGCAGCCTCACCCAGGCCCCGCTGACCGACCTCGTACCCCGCATCCGGCTGGTACTCGAGCGCTACCTGCTGTCGCGGCAAGACGAGGCAATGCAGCTCATCGACCAACGCCGGTCCCGCAACAAGGTCGTCGACGGCATCCCATCAGCCTGGCTGGCCGCACGCGCCGAACGGCCCGAAATGCTCGCCGTCGAGGAAAGCCTCGTCTACCCCGCCCGCATCAGCGACGACGGCGACTTTCTCTTCCCCGCCGGCGACGTCGATCACCCCGAGGTCATCGATGACGCCGTCGACGAGCTCATCGAACTCGTCATCCAGCGCGGCGGGTGGGTCGCCTTCGTCGCCGACGGCCGCCTCAGCGAACACGAGCGAGTCGTGCTGACCCTCCGCTGA